In Maridesulfovibrio sp., a single genomic region encodes these proteins:
- a CDS encoding HlyD family efflux transporter periplasmic adaptor subunit produces the protein METQKTKPARSRGPQTGIRHPIKAARLLYTVPGFVLRGPIYAISLIIIVSIAYSFWAKKDTIVTAPLTLGKKVTIIEAITGGQVARVAVSPNSHVNFNEVLIEVQEKTRAIMNTEMETFESRIAEAARERERVADEYEYKLAQFRLELTDASHGRSTKAITIQGRIDQLNERLRTARKELDLRQKEFTTARNRWERARKRYEDRDITITQYEEAEQTKDRRQKAVSDAQGSVAQLAVSLRTARVELKTLNDAHSLEKIRENIQQLQERQERELILLDDYIASLKHKKKASQQLVGGVSYEDNITVYKSMVDGLVTDVNVNKGEIISPGQPLITLVRDTAVLEGHAMVQNKDIGAIRIGQKAKLKFWAYPFQEYGILEGVIYEIDKQPDKTEGGTSTYEILIALDREWAQKDGSKVRHPLAIGLEGIAEIKTGEKRWIEILFTPLSKFFTNDEDQDG, from the coding sequence ATGGAAACCCAGAAAACAAAGCCAGCTCGTTCCCGCGGGCCCCAAACAGGAATCAGGCACCCCATTAAAGCGGCACGACTCCTGTACACCGTTCCCGGTTTTGTCCTCCGCGGACCGATATACGCCATCAGCCTCATCATCATAGTTTCCATCGCCTATTCCTTCTGGGCAAAGAAGGACACTATCGTCACGGCCCCGCTTACTCTCGGCAAAAAAGTAACTATAATCGAAGCCATAACTGGAGGACAGGTCGCCCGTGTGGCAGTAAGTCCCAACTCGCACGTGAACTTTAACGAAGTGCTGATCGAAGTTCAGGAAAAGACCCGCGCAATAATGAATACCGAAATGGAAACTTTCGAATCCCGTATAGCTGAAGCAGCAAGAGAGCGCGAAAGAGTTGCTGACGAATACGAATACAAACTGGCCCAGTTCAGACTTGAACTTACCGATGCCAGTCATGGGCGAAGCACTAAGGCAATTACTATTCAGGGCCGGATAGACCAGTTGAACGAACGTTTGCGGACTGCGCGCAAGGAACTGGATCTGCGCCAGAAAGAATTTACCACCGCCAGAAACAGGTGGGAACGCGCCAGAAAACGATATGAAGACCGCGACATCACCATAACCCAATACGAAGAGGCGGAGCAGACCAAGGACCGCAGGCAAAAGGCGGTATCCGATGCCCAGGGATCAGTTGCGCAGCTCGCTGTTTCGCTGCGCACCGCCAGGGTGGAACTGAAGACTCTCAACGATGCGCACAGTCTGGAAAAAATCAGGGAAAACATTCAGCAGCTGCAGGAACGGCAGGAACGTGAGCTAATACTTCTTGACGATTACATAGCCTCGCTCAAGCACAAGAAAAAAGCCAGCCAGCAACTGGTTGGGGGAGTGAGCTACGAAGACAACATTACCGTTTACAAAAGCATGGTCGACGGTCTGGTCACAGATGTAAATGTCAACAAGGGAGAAATAATTTCACCGGGGCAGCCGCTGATAACGCTGGTCAGGGACACCGCAGTTCTGGAAGGACACGCCATGGTCCAGAACAAGGATATCGGGGCCATCCGCATCGGACAAAAGGCCAAACTGAAGTTCTGGGCCTATCCGTTTCAGGAATACGGGATACTCGAAGGAGTTATCTATGAAATTGACAAACAACCCGACAAGACCGAAGGCGGGACCTCGACATATGAAATACTTATCGCCCTGGACAGGGAGTGGGCACAGAAAGATGGCAGCAAAGTACGTCACCCTCTGGCAATCGGCCTGGAGGGAATTGCGGAAATCAAGACCGGTGAAAAACGCTGGATAGAAATCCTGTTCACTCCGCTTTCCAAATTTTTCACGAATGATGAGGACCAGGATGGCTGA
- a CDS encoding peptidase domain-containing ABC transporter, which yields MADKHDAIRDILESHVMFATLSAKDKAELARMFVLKEYMPGERLVRQNEYTAGVLHIYSGQVRLKQTVEGRRTALGDFGPGSTFGETCLLHETVWEYELVAGQDQVKAIVLPAESAKKFAAEHAEAAALFRKNIGQIELSHRLKSLIGSSTCPPARFALILNNLGVKKIPKGSAVFSQNDNDPRLYSIEQGTVDIIRQEDGEEITLDRCARFELLGETAALSEAGNNDCHFYTARAVTDVTVIVIRQPEVLKLMALNPSLHEQLITRARDLRQIAESELDARSRAVNTDMRIRLARGITEDEYKQLEEQDRENDEEFPLMRQGDQSECGAACLTMITRYYGKNFKLGQIKELANVSTADTSPLPIITGAENLGYSAKAYALNRRELERVRLPGIIGWEGGHYAVVHKVTSGRLNLADSVAAIKSALLSPLTSIKVSPEDRPNVPLKASGLTSAKVHLADPLEGRKILPMDEFITGWTSASVPGTQTDEDRGLFIALTPTEKFTHMEPPKLPVLHFVRYLLPYKKFFFEAFLAALTINLLGLASPLFVQTIVDTVVVHKDVSLLNMMLGGMALVTVFTTLTTVVQRLLLAHTTARIDMRLMSEFYRHILSLPMSFFLTRNKGEIMARFGENAKIRAILTGSTITVILNTLMLGIYFLMMFAYSLPLTMIVLAFIPGYVLLILYFTPRIKALAQKIFHTNAQSQAYLIEALNGIETIKATANEYMARVRWENSFVENVNNTFKQANLVLTSSSLHSLLRLASSITILWYGANQVIAGQLSIGELMGFNMLVGLVMGPVQQMVQLWNQMQDVRISVERVSEILDIEPERPTITSPDAMPAVLTQCSGKIEFRDVDFSYMAGDKENLVMRKFSLEIDPGEHIALVGPSGCGKSTIAKMILGFNLPKNGQCLIDGKDLANLDFSSLRNHIGVVLQDSFLIAGTVAENIALGDPEPDLAAVKRAARQAGIEAEILRWPQGYQTAIGEKGMGISGGQRQRVCIARALYRQPKILIFDEATSALDNDSEKIIQSNMREILKGRTSITIAHRLSTIVDADRICYIIDGMVAEQGKHQQLIDPEYIRENGLEGKYYALARKQFNLPPLDEAAGENEEGAA from the coding sequence ATGGCTGATAAACACGACGCTATACGAGACATTCTGGAATCCCACGTAATGTTCGCGACCCTTTCCGCAAAGGACAAGGCGGAACTGGCCCGGATGTTCGTCTTAAAAGAATACATGCCCGGTGAACGTCTGGTTAGGCAGAATGAGTACACGGCCGGCGTATTGCACATTTACTCCGGTCAGGTCCGGCTGAAGCAGACCGTTGAAGGCCGCCGCACGGCTCTCGGCGACTTCGGCCCCGGCTCCACCTTCGGCGAAACATGCCTGCTGCATGAAACAGTCTGGGAATATGAGCTTGTGGCCGGGCAGGATCAGGTCAAGGCTATCGTGCTTCCTGCTGAATCTGCCAAAAAATTCGCCGCAGAGCACGCTGAGGCCGCCGCTCTGTTCAGAAAAAACATCGGCCAGATTGAACTGAGCCACCGTCTGAAGTCGCTGATAGGCTCCTCAACCTGTCCACCGGCCAGGTTCGCCCTGATACTGAACAATCTGGGGGTAAAAAAAATTCCCAAGGGTTCAGCCGTATTTTCACAAAACGATAATGACCCACGCCTTTATTCCATCGAGCAGGGTACCGTAGACATAATCCGGCAGGAAGACGGCGAAGAAATTACTCTTGACCGCTGTGCCCGTTTCGAACTGCTGGGTGAAACTGCAGCGCTGAGTGAAGCCGGCAACAACGACTGCCATTTCTATACGGCAAGGGCGGTAACGGATGTAACCGTAATTGTTATCAGGCAGCCGGAAGTACTGAAACTTATGGCTCTCAACCCGTCCCTGCACGAGCAACTGATCACCAGAGCCAGGGATCTGCGGCAGATCGCCGAGTCCGAGCTTGATGCCAGAAGCCGGGCTGTCAACACCGACATGCGCATCAGGCTGGCCAGGGGAATCACCGAGGACGAGTACAAACAGCTTGAAGAACAGGACCGGGAAAACGATGAAGAATTCCCCCTGATGCGCCAGGGAGATCAGTCAGAGTGCGGAGCGGCCTGTCTGACCATGATCACCAGATATTACGGAAAAAATTTCAAGCTCGGACAGATCAAGGAACTTGCCAACGTATCTACCGCCGACACATCCCCCCTGCCCATTATTACCGGAGCGGAAAACCTCGGATACAGTGCCAAAGCCTACGCGCTCAACCGCAGGGAGCTGGAGCGGGTCCGATTGCCGGGCATTATCGGCTGGGAAGGCGGACACTACGCAGTGGTACACAAGGTGACTTCCGGCAGACTGAACCTTGCAGACTCTGTTGCCGCCATTAAGTCCGCATTGCTGTCCCCGCTGACCTCCATCAAGGTTTCCCCCGAAGACAGGCCGAATGTTCCCCTGAAGGCATCAGGCCTGACCTCGGCCAAAGTTCACCTGGCCGATCCGCTGGAAGGCCGCAAGATCCTCCCTATGGACGAATTTATCACCGGCTGGACTTCCGCCAGCGTACCCGGAACGCAGACGGATGAAGACCGAGGTCTGTTCATTGCCCTGACCCCTACGGAAAAATTCACCCACATGGAACCGCCGAAGCTGCCGGTGCTCCATTTTGTCCGCTATCTGCTGCCCTATAAGAAATTTTTTTTCGAAGCATTTCTGGCCGCCCTGACAATCAACCTTCTGGGACTGGCCTCTCCCCTGTTCGTGCAGACCATCGTCGACACGGTCGTTGTACACAAGGATGTCAGCCTGCTGAACATGATGCTCGGAGGCATGGCTCTGGTTACCGTATTCACAACTCTGACCACGGTTGTGCAGCGTCTGCTTCTGGCGCACACAACAGCCCGTATAGACATGCGGCTGATGAGCGAATTCTACCGCCACATACTCTCCCTGCCCATGTCCTTTTTTCTGACCAGAAACAAAGGTGAAATAATGGCCAGATTCGGAGAAAACGCCAAAATCAGAGCCATTCTCACAGGATCGACCATCACCGTTATCCTCAACACGCTGATGCTTGGAATATATTTCCTGATGATGTTCGCATACTCCCTGCCGCTGACCATGATCGTCCTGGCGTTCATTCCGGGATATGTTCTTCTCATCCTGTACTTCACACCGCGCATCAAGGCCCTTGCCCAAAAGATTTTCCATACCAACGCCCAGTCCCAGGCATATCTCATAGAAGCACTCAACGGCATCGAGACAATCAAGGCAACAGCCAATGAATACATGGCTCGCGTTCGCTGGGAAAACTCCTTTGTAGAAAACGTCAACAACACATTCAAACAGGCCAATCTGGTGCTTACTTCCAGCAGTCTGCACAGCCTGCTGCGTCTGGCTTCAAGCATTACAATCCTCTGGTACGGGGCCAATCAGGTCATTGCGGGGCAGTTATCCATCGGTGAACTCATGGGATTCAACATGCTGGTTGGACTGGTCATGGGACCGGTTCAGCAGATGGTTCAGCTGTGGAACCAGATGCAGGATGTCCGCATATCGGTTGAAAGGGTCAGCGAAATTCTGGACATCGAACCGGAGCGCCCCACCATAACCTCCCCGGATGCCATGCCCGCGGTTCTGACACAATGCTCCGGCAAAATAGAATTCAGGGATGTGGATTTCAGCTACATGGCCGGAGACAAGGAAAATCTGGTCATGAGGAAATTTTCCCTTGAAATAGATCCGGGTGAACACATAGCACTGGTCGGGCCTTCCGGTTGCGGGAAATCCACAATCGCCAAAATGATTCTGGGCTTCAATCTGCCCAAGAACGGGCAATGCCTGATTGACGGCAAGGATCTCGCCAATCTGGATTTTTCATCCCTGCGCAACCATATCGGCGTGGTGCTGCAGGACAGCTTCCTCATTGCCGGGACCGTGGCCGAAAACATAGCCCTGGGCGATCCTGAACCGGACCTGGCGGCAGTCAAACGCGCAGCACGCCAGGCTGGCATAGAGGCGGAAATACTCCGCTGGCCCCAAGGATATCAGACCGCCATCGGCGAAAAGGGCATGGGCATTTCCGGAGGCCAGAGACAACGCGTCTGCATTGCCCGCGCGCTGTACCGTCAGCCCAAGATACTGATCTTCGACGAGGCCACCAGTGCTCTGGACAATGACTCTGAAAAGATCATCCAGTCCAACATGCGTGAGATTCTGAAAGGACGTACATCCATAACCATCGCCCATCGCCTTTCGACCATCGTGGACGCCGACCGCATCTGTTATATTATTGACGGCATGGTCGCGGAACAGGGGAAACATCAGCAGTTGATAGACCCGGAATATATCCGGGAAAACGGACTCGAAGGCAAGTATTATGCGTTGGCCCGCAAACAGTTCAACCTGCCCCCCCTTGATGAAGCCGCAGGAGAAAACGAAGAGGGTGCAGCATGA
- a CDS encoding FHA domain-containing protein produces MTARLTCLDDSRLPEAQKNLVINLDKTETSIGRGPQNTSVISHSSISRNHALITSTDEGLIIKDTGSTNGVWINGERTTEARLGNGDTVAFGSLMFRFEVTDEPEPADQISAASSQTDPRTSPSKDTRKSAETKPKPKVIKSSATEAIPHNEQADGEESIADKTMLYGDSRASEAMLDAINPDHEKPDEPAPLPPRHRQIKAETVEQADPPERKRSRMPFAVIAAIIVAGLLAWWGIEAHKAAEDNNFIQTHEQEIDDFVEQYEFWTRRFNLAQNSEQLTELKRISENLSNDIKLRPDLARLKPLLVEVHFLKLERETRRLINENNPEAALRLIDIVHESAQNFAAKELSPETKRALQRFMSLADLLETIARYKIFQKKFPDPSAYANTPLPDSLRGKIASAKKLKIRFAKLLKENNMQLKVRFRLTRGMANDTDENCVLLVNRWYHMAFSKKPENG; encoded by the coding sequence ATGACCGCCCGCCTGACCTGTCTTGATGATTCCCGGCTGCCCGAAGCCCAGAAAAACCTTGTGATCAATCTGGACAAAACCGAAACGTCCATCGGCAGGGGGCCGCAGAACACATCGGTAATAAGCCACAGCAGTATTTCAAGAAATCATGCCCTCATTACCTCCACTGACGAAGGGCTGATCATAAAGGACACGGGAAGCACCAACGGTGTATGGATTAACGGAGAACGCACGACTGAAGCCAGACTTGGAAACGGCGACACGGTTGCTTTCGGTTCCTTGATGTTCAGATTCGAGGTCACAGACGAACCGGAACCTGCCGATCAGATCTCCGCCGCCTCCAGTCAAACCGATCCCCGGACCTCTCCCTCAAAGGACACGCGGAAATCTGCAGAGACAAAACCTAAACCGAAGGTGATCAAGAGCAGCGCCACCGAGGCCATACCGCACAATGAGCAGGCTGACGGCGAGGAAAGCATAGCCGACAAGACAATGCTTTATGGAGACTCAAGAGCCAGCGAAGCCATGCTTGACGCCATAAATCCGGATCACGAGAAGCCTGACGAACCGGCTCCTCTTCCGCCCCGCCACCGTCAAATCAAAGCGGAAACGGTGGAGCAGGCTGATCCCCCTGAACGAAAACGAAGCAGGATGCCGTTTGCTGTCATCGCAGCAATCATAGTTGCCGGCCTGCTTGCATGGTGGGGAATCGAAGCACATAAGGCGGCTGAAGATAATAATTTTATCCAGACGCATGAGCAGGAAATCGATGACTTCGTAGAGCAGTATGAGTTCTGGACTCGCCGTTTCAACCTCGCACAAAACAGCGAGCAACTGACTGAACTTAAGCGGATTTCAGAAAATCTGAGCAATGATATCAAACTCCGCCCGGACCTTGCCCGGCTCAAACCGTTACTGGTGGAGGTTCACTTCCTCAAACTCGAACGCGAAACACGCAGGCTTATAAACGAAAACAACCCCGAAGCCGCGCTCAGGCTGATAGACATTGTTCACGAATCAGCACAGAATTTCGCAGCAAAGGAACTTTCCCCAGAGACTAAGCGGGCACTCCAGCGGTTCATGAGTCTGGCGGATCTGCTGGAAACAATTGCCAGATACAAAATTTTTCAAAAAAAATTTCCCGATCCTTCAGCTTACGCGAATACTCCGCTACCGGACTCACTGCGCGGAAAAATTGCCTCAGCCAAAAAACTCAAGATTCGTTTTGCAAAGCTGCTCAAGGAAAACAACATGCAGCTGAAAGTCCGTTTCCGTCTGACCAGAGGCATGGCCAACGATACGGACGAAAATTGCGTTCTCCTTGTCAACAGGTGGTATCACATGGCTTTCAGCAAAAAGCCTGAAAACGGATAG
- a CDS encoding TolC family protein, with amino-acid sequence MLAGLNTALLLCLALLFSALAAIPAALAADPFPAHLESTFSEYEKIAAETLLRSRAQLKSATRMEAISLERLQQLVLSQNLGVKITGMERRKANLERTKRDAVFDTIINLALNYRHQDYYARSEDIGRERRLTGESDEEDPTEDDNPVCVYINGVLINPVQCDEHYAFTIEEEYASYDKHGDHSPDVGTASLNLSRTFPWGQSIQAGLQSRWSSNKYPSLGKYSTLYAYDEGVEGYPYGDNPWTSSIYLSLSSPLPFCKDFGEDGNHNAVLRRVSDLDAIGKQCALETEASDQLALALRTWWDLAGSLSRLVVTIKARKNLEKLARHTKRLMASGERTSYAMAQVGTELQRWLNAEEEAWSNYKLLSNQMIELLDMDPSAVVFPLGFGKGSTAISDMGADMEEEMNRAFNSRPDLKMAKINLKSDKVMQTYYRKNLLPDISVFLSTSLSQDPTYWGYSSWTDSVLNLINPDSSSVYVGFVYNFPVGDRAAKSAYTQARQEKAKSQLRYDSQKDEIIREISKAATDIKATARNIGYARQSLHLRQLTYAKAMEMRDDGDGISEFELLRKFTEYTSTELQLISSTVNNQKAGIDFQWATGKILPPEWITSRALENLNRILEAEEEEQP; translated from the coding sequence ATGCTTGCGGGATTGAATACGGCGCTTCTCTTATGTCTTGCACTATTGTTTTCCGCCCTTGCCGCAATTCCGGCTGCACTTGCGGCAGACCCGTTCCCGGCACATCTGGAATCAACCTTCAGCGAATATGAAAAAATCGCTGCCGAGACCCTTCTCCGTTCTCGGGCACAGCTGAAATCAGCAACCAGAATGGAAGCTATCTCCCTGGAAAGACTTCAACAATTGGTTCTTTCACAAAACCTGGGAGTCAAAATAACAGGGATGGAAAGACGCAAGGCGAATCTGGAGAGAACCAAGCGGGACGCGGTTTTCGATACAATAATTAATCTGGCGCTCAACTACCGGCATCAGGACTATTACGCGCGTTCCGAGGACATCGGCAGAGAAAGAAGACTCACCGGAGAGTCGGATGAAGAAGATCCGACGGAAGACGACAACCCGGTATGCGTTTACATAAACGGGGTTCTGATAAACCCGGTGCAATGTGATGAGCATTACGCATTTACGATTGAAGAGGAGTACGCGAGCTACGACAAGCACGGTGACCACTCGCCCGACGTAGGAACAGCAAGTCTGAACCTCAGCAGGACATTTCCATGGGGACAGTCCATTCAGGCCGGACTCCAATCCCGCTGGAGCTCCAATAAATATCCGTCACTCGGCAAATACTCAACTCTCTACGCCTACGATGAAGGAGTAGAGGGATACCCATACGGAGACAATCCCTGGACATCGTCCATCTACCTCAGCCTGAGCAGTCCCTTACCCTTCTGCAAGGACTTCGGAGAGGATGGAAATCACAATGCGGTTCTAAGACGGGTCAGCGACCTTGATGCCATCGGCAAACAATGCGCTCTTGAAACCGAAGCGTCGGACCAACTCGCTCTGGCCCTCAGAACATGGTGGGATCTGGCCGGAAGTTTGAGCCGTCTGGTAGTAACGATCAAGGCCCGCAAGAATCTCGAAAAACTTGCCCGGCACACAAAGCGTCTCATGGCCAGCGGCGAGAGGACCTCCTATGCCATGGCACAGGTCGGAACAGAATTACAACGCTGGCTGAACGCGGAGGAAGAAGCCTGGAGCAACTACAAGCTGCTTTCCAACCAAATGATTGAACTGCTGGACATGGACCCTTCGGCAGTGGTCTTTCCGCTGGGTTTCGGTAAGGGGTCGACCGCAATCAGCGACATGGGGGCGGACATGGAAGAAGAAATGAACCGGGCATTCAATTCCCGTCCCGACCTGAAGATGGCAAAAATAAATCTGAAATCCGATAAGGTCATGCAGACATACTACCGGAAGAATCTTTTGCCTGACATCTCGGTATTTCTTTCCACCTCCCTGAGTCAGGATCCGACTTATTGGGGATACAGTTCCTGGACAGACTCCGTACTGAATTTAATCAACCCCGATTCCTCATCGGTCTATGTGGGATTCGTTTACAATTTTCCGGTCGGCGACAGAGCTGCAAAATCAGCGTATACTCAGGCCCGGCAGGAAAAAGCGAAAAGCCAGCTCCGGTATGACTCCCAAAAAGACGAAATCATCCGGGAAATAAGCAAAGCCGCCACCGACATCAAAGCAACTGCCAGAAATATAGGCTATGCCAGACAAAGCCTGCACCTGCGGCAACTGACCTACGCGAAAGCAATGGAAATGAGAGACGATGGAGACGGAATATCCGAGTTTGAACTTCTGCGGAAATTCACTGAATATACCTCCACGGAACTGCAACTGATATCTTCCACCGTGAACAACCAGAAAGCCGGAATTGACTTCCAATGGGCTACAGGAAAAATACTGCCGCCGGAATGGATTACAAGCAGGGCTCTGGAAAACCTGAACAGAATATTGGAAGCTGAAGAGGAGGAACAACCATGA
- a CDS encoding TolC family protein, whose protein sequence is MTRSLIISFIMIFLAVSAHAEEFPYAGREQADWDKLRNLLAKTAPDSQQIRKVTPLETTRIVLENNLSIKSSEMDRLSAAQALREAESLFDPTLLALASYSKDQTYSREVKDYKYLKNTVANPYLPDDNPIYVLYEEDSPILYLRFDQERVAGEYLRTVKASEALPWKYEETQNYAFGIKSNIVWGPTMSIRLGVRRKDNYWQNDDGNWGVYDYPWSSEFRQSLSLPLPYTKNFGPYSTRDTEVKQATILQEAADYSIRATVNDALLAGELAYWDIVAAMQKLLARDRHRLNLKKLLEKTRRLYDERLCTEYDLALVQSAYSASIDGIEQGAASYRTASNQLAELTDSGDKAVFFPAGYYALSDMPLTGVPGENEPDNVSGNPHYERQLASVALAELSENHYELQTRPDIRAGQTLTLTQQESYYGYSNPGSSLKDVFSEPDLIRQVYSLEYTYPLFNRDAISSHEQAILDAEQERATAKQLQNSLRREAYDALALLKGARKRIKITAKGIDLAREAYEKAISMQADREVVEYEIVSKSANLLSAEISHIEAYIDCYKAAARFMAASGSYQKRYGIRASHRIGDGS, encoded by the coding sequence ATGACCCGAAGTTTAATCATTTCCTTCATCATGATCTTCCTGGCGGTATCGGCGCATGCAGAGGAATTCCCATACGCGGGCAGGGAACAGGCTGACTGGGACAAGCTTAGGAACCTGCTGGCTAAAACTGCACCGGATTCGCAGCAGATACGAAAGGTCACACCCCTTGAAACCACCCGCATAGTTCTGGAAAACAACCTTTCCATTAAAAGCTCAGAGATGGACAGGCTGTCGGCAGCTCAGGCATTACGCGAAGCGGAATCTCTGTTCGACCCGACACTTCTGGCTTTAGCGTCCTACTCAAAGGACCAGACCTACTCCCGCGAGGTCAAGGATTACAAGTATCTCAAAAACACCGTCGCCAATCCCTATCTGCCCGATGACAACCCCATCTACGTCCTTTATGAAGAAGACTCGCCCATCTTGTATCTTCGTTTCGACCAGGAGCGGGTCGCCGGAGAATACCTGCGAACCGTCAAGGCTTCGGAAGCTCTGCCGTGGAAGTATGAAGAAACCCAGAATTATGCGTTCGGAATAAAATCGAACATAGTCTGGGGGCCGACCATGAGTATACGTCTCGGGGTACGGCGCAAAGATAATTACTGGCAGAACGATGATGGGAACTGGGGTGTTTACGACTATCCATGGAGCTCGGAATTCAGACAGAGCCTGTCCCTGCCTCTGCCCTATACAAAAAATTTCGGTCCGTACTCCACCAGGGACACAGAAGTTAAACAGGCGACAATTCTCCAAGAGGCCGCCGATTATTCCATCAGGGCCACGGTAAACGACGCACTGCTTGCAGGCGAACTGGCCTACTGGGATATTGTCGCGGCAATGCAGAAACTTCTGGCCCGGGACAGGCACAGGTTGAATCTGAAAAAACTTCTGGAAAAGACCAGACGTCTTTACGATGAGAGGCTTTGTACGGAGTACGACCTCGCTCTGGTCCAATCTGCCTATTCCGCTTCAATAGACGGCATAGAACAGGGAGCGGCTTCATACAGGACCGCATCCAATCAACTGGCCGAACTTACGGATTCCGGAGACAAAGCAGTGTTCTTTCCCGCCGGATACTACGCTCTTTCGGATATGCCGCTCACTGGTGTTCCCGGGGAAAACGAGCCCGACAATGTTTCCGGAAACCCGCACTATGAACGCCAGCTTGCCTCGGTGGCGCTGGCTGAACTTTCGGAAAATCATTATGAACTCCAGACCCGTCCAGACATACGGGCAGGTCAGACTCTGACCCTGACCCAGCAGGAATCCTACTACGGCTATTCAAATCCGGGCAGTTCTCTTAAAGATGTCTTTTCGGAACCGGATTTAATACGTCAGGTATACAGTCTGGAGTACACGTATCCGCTCTTCAACCGTGACGCCATAAGCAGCCATGAGCAGGCCATCCTTGATGCGGAGCAGGAACGGGCTACGGCTAAACAGCTGCAGAACAGCCTGCGCCGGGAAGCATATGACGCCCTGGCTCTTCTGAAAGGAGCCAGAAAAAGGATAAAAATTACCGCTAAAGGAATCGATCTGGCCCGTGAGGCATATGAAAAAGCAATTTCCATGCAGGCCGACAGGGAAGTTGTGGAATATGAGATAGTCAGCAAAAGTGCCAACCTGCTTTCCGCCGAGATTTCCCACATAGAAGCCTACATAGACTGTTACAAAGCGGCAGCCCGATTCATGGCAGCCTCGGGATCATATCAGAAACGATATGGAATACGTGCTTCACACCGAATAGGAGACGGCTCATGA